In a genomic window of Vulpes lagopus strain Blue_001 chromosome 13, ASM1834538v1, whole genome shotgun sequence:
- the MS4A7 gene encoding LOW QUALITY PROTEIN: membrane-spanning 4-domains subfamily A member 7 (The sequence of the model RefSeq protein was modified relative to this genomic sequence to represent the inferred CDS: inserted 2 bases in 1 codon), producing MSCVIMTTDLRKGREVSEAGEQRSKVILAGRASRKFWLRVPQQRAGRPATTHRTGLQNSIVSTMLSQLKTKGICDSSTPNGIIVLKREKPRHGYEKEGNPQNNLRKEATVLGIIQILCCLLISSLGAILVSGPYSSHVKPTISTILMSGYPFVGALCFAITGSLSIISGKKSTKPFAMSSLTSNVVSSLAAGAGLFLLADGLVALGTVSQRCDSEREYLSSLPYSMYYYAIYEFKECLLASVSLTGLLVVMLIFTVLELLMAAYASTLWWKQVHSNNPGSAFSLPLSLGHIQQAKKXSSRSWIGVTP from the exons ATGTCTTGTGTAATCATGACTACTGATCTGAGAAAGGGGCGGGAAGTCTCAGAGGCTGGAGAGCAGAGGAGCAAGGTCATTCTGGCAGGAAGGGCCAGTAGGAAGTTCTGGCTGAGAGTTCCCCAACAGAGAGCTGGCCGACCCGCTACCACTCACAGGACTGGGCTGCAAAACAG CATCGTCAGCACCATGCTATCACAGCTGAAGACCAAGGGAATCTGTGACTCTTCTACTCCAAATGGAATTATTGTCCTCAAAAGAGAGAAACCTAGACACGGCTATGAAAAAGAAGGTAATCCACAGAACAATCTGCGGAAAGAAGCTACAGTCCTTGGA ATTATCCAGATCCTGTGTTGCCTGTTGATTTCAAGTTTGGGGGCCATTTTGGTTTCTGGTCCCTACTCTTCCCACGTCAAGCCAACAATTTCCACCATTTTGATGTCTGGGTACCCATTTGTAGGAGCTCTATGT TTTGCCATTACGGGATCCCTCTCCATTATTTCTGGGAAAAAGTCAACTAAACCCTTT GCCATGAGCAGCCTGACCTCAAACGTGGTGAGTTCTCTCGCCGCTGGAGCAGGCCTCTTCCTCCTTGCTGATGGCCTGGTAGCCCTGGGGACTGTCTCTCAACGCTGTGACTCAGAAAGGGAATATCTATCCTCTCTGCCTTATTCGATGTACTATTATGCAATATATGAATTCAAGGAATGTCTCCTGGCTAGCGTCAGTCTGACG GGGCTGCTGGTGGTGATGCTCATCTTCACTGTGCTGGAGCTCCTGATGGCTGCATATGCTTCTACTCTTTGGTGGAAACAGGTGCACTCCAACAACCCTGGG agTGCATTTTCCCTGCCTCTGTCACTAGGTCATATCCAACAGGCCAAAAA CTCTTCCAGGTCATGGATAGGAGTAACGCcttag